The following proteins come from a genomic window of Ictalurus furcatus strain D&B chromosome 14, Billie_1.0, whole genome shotgun sequence:
- the LOC128618429 gene encoding receptor-type tyrosine-protein phosphatase eta-like, with protein MGKISYYVIQYENFCTTINKTTEITGINIINLTPGVHYTFKVFAVAADNKTEGNYSCISAYTKPDAASDLSVTEITTSSLFLNWTEPIGERSVFEVEWSNDNITLNTTTSDRCFNITNLNPGVNYTILISAVAADNITEGEAVGLSVYTKPDTVSNLTVVHIATSSILLNWTEAMGKISHYVIQYENFCTTINKTTEITGINITNLAPGVQYTFKVFAVAADNKTEGNYSCISAYTSKT; from the exons ATGGGCAAAATCTCCTATTATGTAATCCAATATGAGAATTTCTGTACAACAATCAATAAGACTACTGAAATCACTGGGATTAACATAATTAATCTGACTCCTGGAGTGCATTACACATTCAAAGTGTTTGCAGTTGCTGcagataataaaacagaagGAAATTACAGCTGCATTTCAGCCTACACAA AACCTGATGCTGCAAGTGACCTCAGTGTAACTGAAATTACAACAAGCTCATTGTTTCTGAACTGGACTGAACCAATAGGAGAAAGATCTGTCTTTGAAGTAGAGTGGAGCAATGACAACATCACCTTGAATACAACAACCTCAGACAGGTGCTTTAACATAACTAATCTCAATCCTGGAGTCAATTACACCATCCTGATATCTGCTGTTGCTGCAGACAATATAACAGAAGGAGAAGCAGTTGGTCTTTCAGTCTATACAA AGCCTGATACTGTTAGCAATCTCACAGTAGTTCATATTGCAACATCCtctatattactgaactggactgAGGCAATGGGCAAAATCTCCCATTATGTAATCCAATATGAGAATTTCTGTACAACAATCAATAAGACTACTGAAATCACTGGGATTAACATAACTAATCTGGCTCCTGGAGTGCAGTACACATTCAAAGTGTTTGCAGTTGCTGcagataataaaacagaagGAAATTACAGCTGCATTTCAGCCTACACAAGTAAGACGTAA
- the LOC128617799 gene encoding receptor-type tyrosine-protein phosphatase eta-like codes for MGKISYYVIQYENFSTTINKTTEITGINIINLTPGVHYTFKVFAVAADNKTEGNYSCISAYTKPDAASDLRVTEITTSSLFLNWTEPIGEKSFFKVQWSNDSITLNSITSNRFFNIANLNPGVNYTILISAVAADNITEGEAVGLSVYTKAETVSSLTILNVTNSSILLNWTEAMGKISHYVIQYENFSTTINNTTEITGINIINLAPGVQYTFKVFAVAADNKTEGNYSCISAYTSKT; via the exons ATGGGCAAAATCTCCTATTATGTAATCCAATATGAGAATTTCAGTACAACAATCAATAAGACTACTGAAATCACTGGGATTAACATAATTAATCTGACTCCTGGAGTGCATTACACATTCAAAGTGTTTGCAGTTGCTGcagataataaaacagaagGAAATTACAGCTGCATTTCAGCCTACACAA AACCTGATGCTGCAAGTGACCTCAGAGTAACTGAAATTACAACAAGCTCATTGTTTCTGAACTGGACTGAACCAATAGGAGAAAAATCTTTCTTTAAAGTACAGTGGAGCAATGACAGCATCACTTTGAATTCAATAACCTCAAACAGGTTCTTTAACATTGCTAATCTCAATCCTGGAGTCAATTACACCATCCTGATATCTGCTGTTGCTGCAGACAATATAACAGAAGGAGAAGCAGTTGGTCTTTCAGTCTATACAA AGGCTGAGACTGTTAGCAGTCTCACAATACTTAATGTTACAAACTCCtctatattactgaactggactgAGGCAATGGGCAAAATCTCCCATTATGTAATCCAATATGAGAATTTCAGTACGACAATCAATAACACTACTGAAATCACTGGGATTAACATAATTAATCTGGCTCCTGGAGTGCAGTACACATTCAAAGTGTTTGCAGTTGCTGcagataataaaacagaagGAAATTACAGCTGCATTTCAGCCTACACAAGTAAGACGTAA
- the LOC128617798 gene encoding skin secretory protein xP2-like: MRTAELQPEAYGEVSAVELPPEVNMATSEGQLEAAVEAVPLPCPAEEAVPLSSPTEEAVLLPCTAEEAVLLSSPTEEAVPLPCTAEEAVLLPCPAEEAAQSSSPTGDAAQPSSAAGGGAQRPRAAGGGAQRSRGGTQRPSAAGGGALQFQSRHPAFQSRRGRHPAFQSRCPAFQYHRGRCSDFQPWWGCCSAPLLPDGGCLAFRGSERQLAQGPGTPIGGGFCYATASRWHTGTASDWSRDSLVFVRFPLGH, translated from the coding sequence atgaggacagcagagctccagcctgaggcctacggggaggtctcagctgtggagctcccacctgaggtcaacatggcgacctcagagggacAGCTTGAGGCGGCTgtggaggccgtcccgctgccctgcccggccgaggaggcagtcccgctgtccagcccaacagaggaggccgtcctgttgccctgcacagccgaggaagctgtcctgctgtccagcccaacagaggaggctgtcccgctgccctgcacagccgaggaagctgtcctgctgccctgcccggccgaggaggccgcccAGTCCTCCAGTCCCactggggacgccgcccagccctccagtgccgccgggggcggcgcccagcgtcCCAGAGCCGCTGGGGGCGGTGCCCAGCGTTCCAGGGGCGGCACCCAGCGtcccagtgccgccgggggcggcgccctgcaATTCCAGAGCCGGCACCcagcgttccagagccgccgggggcggcaccctgcgttccagagccggtgcccagcgttccagtACCACCGGGGGCGGTGCTCTGACTTTCAACCCTGGTGGGGGTGCTGCTCCGCCCCTCTGCTGCCCgacggaggctgcctcgctttccgtggcagcgagagacagctcgcacaggggcccgggacccccatcggaggggggttctgttatgccacggccagcagatggcacaccggcacggcttctgactggtcacgtgactctctTGTTTTCGTTCGCTTCCCGCTTGGACACTGA
- the LOC128618428 gene encoding receptor-type tyrosine-protein phosphatase eta-like, with amino-acid sequence MTVDPNAVTSLTVSNKNTSSVSLTWNEPPGNRSYFTVNWTDGSVNNSSNTSNTSYTVTGLTAGVNYTFTVTAVAADGQTAGAPNQTSAFTTPDVVSSLTVSNKTTSSVSLTWNEPPGNRFYFTVNWTGGSVNISSNTSNTSYTVTDLTAGVKYTFTVTAVAADGTTGTPTQTSAFTKPNAVTNLTVSNKTTSSVSLTCNEPPGNRSYFTVNWTDGSVNNSSNTSNTSYTVTGLTAGVKYTFTVTAVAADGQTAGAPNQTSAFTKSNAVTNLTVSIKTTSSVSLTWNEPPGNRSYFTVNWTDGSVNNSSNTSNTSYTITGLTAGVNYTFTVTAVAADSQTAGAPNQISAFTKPNAVTSLTVSNKTTSSVSLTWNGPLGNRSYFTVNWTGGSVNISSNTSSTSYTVTGLTAGVNYTFTVTAVAADGQTAGAPTQISAFTKPNAVTNLTVSNKTTSSVSLTWKGPLGKRSYITVNWTGGSVNISSNTSSTSYTVTGLTAGVNYTFTVTAVAADGQTAGASTQTSAFTKPNAVTNLTVSNKTTSSVSLTWKGPLGKRSYFTVNWTGGSVNISSNTSNTSYTVTGLTAGVNYTFTVTAFAADGQTAGASTQTSAFTKPNAVTNLTVSNKTTSSVSLTWKGPLGKRSYITVNWTGGSVNISSNTSSTSYTVTGLTAGVNYTFTVTAVAADGQTAGASTQTSAFTKPNAVTNLTVSNKTTSSVSLTWKGPLGKRSYFTVNWTGGSVNISSNTSNTSYTVTGLTAGVNYTFTVTAFAADGQTAGASTQTSAFTKPNAVTNLTVSNKTTSSVSLTWKGPLGKRSYFTVNWTGGSVNISSNTSNTSYTVTGLTAGVNYTFTVTAFAADGQTAGASTQTSAFTRSRGTWSLSQGAWGRKRRRRSKRL; translated from the exons ATGACTGTTG ACCCAAATGCTGTCACCAGTCTCACTGTCTCtaacaaaaatacatcatctgTGTCTCTAACCTGGAATGAGCCACCTGGGAACAGGTCCtactttacagtaaattggACTGATGGCAGTGTGAATAACAGCAGTAACACTTCAAACACGTCTTACACTGTCACTGGTCTGACTGCTGGAGTGAACTACACATTCACTGTTACTGCAGTTGCTGCAGATGGACAAACTGCAGGAGCACCAAATCAAACCTCAGCATTCACAA CACCAGATGTTGTCTCCAGTCTCACTGTCTCTAACAAAACTACATCATCTGTGTCCCTAACTTGGAATGAGCCACCTGGGAACAGGTTCtactttacagtaaattggACTGGTGGCAGTGTGAATATCAGCAGTAACACTTCAAACACGTCTTACACTGTCACTGATCTGACTGCTGGAGTGAAGTACACATTCACTGTTACTGCAGTTGCTGCAGATGGAACTACAGGAACACCAACTCAAACCTCAGCATTCACAA AGCCAAATGCTGTCACCAATCTCACTGTCTCTAACAAAACTACATCATCTGTGTCTCTAACCTGCAATGAGCCACCTGGGAACAGGTCCtactttacagtaaattggACTGATGGCAGTGTGAATAACAGCAGTAACACTTCAAACACGTCTTACACTGTCACTGGTCTGACTGCTGGAGTGAAGTACACATTCACTGTTACTGCAGTTGCTGCAGATGGACAAACTGCAGGAGCACCAAATCAAACCTCAGCATTCACAA AGTCAAATGCTGTCACCAATCTCACTGTCTCTATCAAAACCACATCATCTGTGTCTCTAACCTGGAATGAGCCACCTGGGAACAGGTCCtactttacagtaaattggACTGATGGCAGTGTGAATAACAGCAGTAACACTTCAAACACGTCTTACACTATCACTGGTCTGACTGCTGGAGTGAACTACACATTCACTGTTACTGCAGTTGCTGCAGATTCACAAACTGCAGGAGCACCAAATCAAATCTCAGCATTCACAA AGCCAAATGCTGTCACCAGTCTCACTGTCTCTAACAAAACCACATCATCTGTGTCTCTAACCTGGAATGGGCCACTTGGGAACAGGTCCtactttacagtaaattggACTGGTGGCAGTGTGAATATTAGCAGTAACACTTCAAGCACGTCTTACACTGTCACTGGTCTGACTGCTGGAGTGAACTACACATTCACTGTTACTGCAGTTGCTGCAGACGGACAAACTGCAGGAGCTCCAACTCAAATCTCAGCATTCACAA agcCAAATGCTGTCACCAATCTCACTGTCTCTAACAAAACTACATCATCTGTGTCTCTAACCTGGAAAGGGCCACTTGGGAAAAGGTCCTACATTACAGTAAATTGGACTGGTGGCAGTGTGAATATCAGCAGTAACACTTCAAGCACGTCTTACACTGTCACTGGTCTGACTGCTGGAGTGAACTACACATTCACTGTTACTGCAGTTGCTGCAGATGGACAAACTGCAGGAGCATCAACTCAAACCTCAGCCTTCACAA AGCCAAATGCTGTCACCAATCTCACTGTCTCTAACAAAACTACATCATCTGTGTCTCTAACCTGGAAAGGGCCACTTGGGAAAAGGTCCtactttacagtaaattggACTGGTGGCAGTGTGAATATCAGCAGTAACACTTCAAACACGTCTTACACTGTCACTGGTCTGACTGCTGGAGTGAACTACACATTCACTGTTACTGCATTTGCTGCAGATGGACAAACTGCAGGAGCATCAACTCAAACCTCAGCCTTCACAA agcCAAATGCTGTCACCAATCTCACTGTCTCTAACAAAACTACATCATCTGTGTCTCTAACCTGGAAAGGGCCACTTGGGAAAAGGTCCTACATTACAGTAAATTGGACTGGTGGCAGTGTGAATATCAGCAGTAACACTTCAAGCACGTCTTACACTGTCACTGGTCTGACTGCTGGAGTGAACTACACATTCACTGTTACTGCAGTTGCTGCAGATGGACAAACTGCAGGAGCATCAACTCAAACCTCAGCCTTCACAA AGCCAAATGCTGTCACCAATCTCACTGTCTCTAACAAAACTACATCATCTGTGTCTCTAACCTGGAAAGGGCCACTTGGGAAAAGGTCCtactttacagtaaattggACTGGTGGCAGTGTGAATATCAGCAGTAACACTTCAAACACGTCTTACACTGTCACTGGTCTGACTGCTGGAGTGAACTACACATTCACTGTTACTGCATTTGCTGCAGATGGACAAACTGCAGGAGCATCAACTCAAACCTCAGCCTTCACAA AGCCAAATGCTGTCACCAATCTCACTGTCTCTAACAAAACTACATCATCTGTGTCTCTAACCTGGAAAGGGCCACTTGGGAAAAGGTCCtactttacagtaaattggACTGGTGGCAGTGTGAATATCAGCAGTAACACTTCAAACACGTCTTACACTGTCACTGGTCTGACTGCTGGAGTGAACTACACATTCACTGTTACTGCATTTGCTGCAGATGGACAAACTGCAGGAGCATCAACTCAAACCTCAGCCTTCACAA